A portion of the Granulosicoccus antarcticus IMCC3135 genome contains these proteins:
- a CDS encoding NAD(P)H-dependent glycerol-3-phosphate dehydrogenase yields MSIETTVADAGDQITTMPEQMPAITVIGAGSWGTALAIQLARAGSVVTLWGRDRDLMSQMQQQRLNERYLPACSFPDNLKVEADWDRAVADAQRILVSVPSHAFRAVLEQLASTLGERVATLELAWATKGFELSTGLLPHQLAHKLLPECNNYAVVSGPTFALEVGAGLPTAITVAGSNPEWSMRMASALRTKNFIAYTSEDMVGVEIGGAVKNALAIGAGLSDGLGFGANARIAMINRGLRELSRLGLAMGAEAETFVGLAGMGDLVLTCTDDQSRNRRMGLALASGKSIDEAAEEIGQVVEGIGAARAVYEQAKRLNVRMPIIEQIYRVVVEGVAPRDAVEALLSRELGAGKEHG; encoded by the coding sequence ATGAGTATTGAAACAACTGTCGCCGATGCGGGTGACCAGATAACAACCATGCCTGAGCAGATGCCTGCCATTACGGTGATAGGCGCAGGATCGTGGGGTACGGCGCTGGCGATTCAGCTAGCGCGTGCCGGCAGTGTCGTGACCTTGTGGGGGCGCGATCGGGATCTGATGAGTCAGATGCAGCAGCAACGTCTGAATGAACGTTATCTGCCCGCTTGTTCATTTCCGGATAACTTGAAGGTGGAAGCCGATTGGGATAGGGCGGTTGCTGATGCGCAGCGCATACTCGTGTCGGTCCCCAGTCATGCTTTCAGAGCGGTACTGGAACAATTGGCAAGTACGCTGGGCGAGCGGGTTGCCACTCTGGAGCTAGCCTGGGCGACGAAAGGTTTCGAGCTGAGTACGGGTCTGTTGCCACACCAGCTAGCCCACAAACTTCTGCCAGAATGCAATAACTATGCGGTCGTCTCAGGCCCCACCTTTGCCCTGGAAGTCGGTGCGGGTCTGCCGACGGCGATCACGGTTGCAGGGTCCAATCCGGAGTGGTCGATGCGTATGGCATCAGCGCTTCGTACCAAAAACTTCATTGCCTATACCTCGGAAGATATGGTTGGTGTCGAGATTGGTGGTGCTGTAAAGAACGCTCTGGCTATCGGTGCGGGTCTGTCCGACGGTCTTGGATTTGGTGCTAATGCACGGATAGCCATGATCAATCGGGGATTGCGCGAGTTATCGCGTCTGGGCTTGGCTATGGGGGCAGAGGCAGAAACTTTTGTCGGTCTGGCTGGAATGGGAGATCTGGTGCTGACTTGCACCGATGACCAATCTCGTAATCGGCGCATGGGGCTGGCATTGGCTTCTGGAAAATCCATAGACGAGGCTGCGGAAGAGATTGGACAGGTCGTTGAGGGGATTGGAGCTGCTCGTGCAGTTTATGAGCAGGCGAAGCGCCTCAATGTTCGTATGCCCATCATTGAACAGATCTACCGGGTGGTCGTGGAGGGGGTGGCGCCCAGAGATGCGGTAGAAGCTTTATTAAGTCGGGAGCTGGGTGCCGGCAAGGAACACGGCTAG
- a CDS encoding sensor histidine kinase: MSSLFIRLSLVFSAILLCLGMVTLNIGHRSQQRYFEEFTQELNRPVAMYMVNQTRLFIDGKPDKQALAELAVHLAMINPSLDVFLLDPQGNILAGALDVDVQYDQAVDMQPLQRFIAGQDRLPIYGVNPSVPGQLRVFSAFPVSGTEAGNSGCEPCGYVYVVLGGARHRSLWHSLSSSYTLQAGATMFGGVLVFALFAGIAVFFMMTRPLRAMTRALSEWRLAAVDQTTQALPPKLSAGRMADELQALEQTCHGMAKRLDQQFIALNKADKQRRRFLTSVSHDLRTPLTSLSGAIETVLLKHEQLTPSDSQRYLLLAQRQANRLRSLISQLFEMARLDSGDVKPQIEQMSLSELVFDTVQDMEAEASRVGIALTVSSSADSTNVIVLADMSMIQRVLENLVFNAIRHTPEGGHVSVTVGQDADLHGVVEVADSGRGFATPMDACPLMVCIDQGEVMASMNSAMSEGSGLGLGIVQRILVLHGSQALVWSQPGEGTRVKFSLPLSV; the protein is encoded by the coding sequence ATGAGTTCTCTCTTTATACGTCTGTCTCTGGTCTTCAGTGCCATTCTGCTGTGTCTTGGCATGGTCACGTTGAATATCGGACATCGCAGTCAACAACGCTATTTCGAAGAATTCACTCAGGAGCTGAATCGCCCGGTTGCCATGTATATGGTTAATCAGACGCGTCTGTTTATTGATGGCAAACCTGACAAGCAGGCGCTGGCAGAACTAGCCGTGCATCTGGCGATGATCAATCCCAGTCTGGACGTTTTCTTGCTGGATCCACAGGGGAATATCCTGGCAGGTGCGCTCGATGTCGATGTGCAGTACGATCAAGCCGTTGACATGCAGCCGCTGCAACGTTTCATCGCGGGTCAGGATCGCCTGCCTATTTACGGTGTCAATCCGTCGGTTCCGGGGCAACTGCGAGTCTTCTCCGCGTTTCCTGTGAGTGGCACGGAAGCGGGTAATAGTGGCTGTGAGCCGTGTGGTTACGTTTACGTGGTGCTTGGAGGTGCCAGGCACCGTTCTTTGTGGCATAGCTTGTCCTCCAGTTATACCTTGCAAGCCGGGGCTACGATGTTTGGTGGCGTGCTTGTATTCGCATTGTTTGCCGGTATAGCGGTGTTTTTCATGATGACTCGTCCTTTACGGGCCATGACCAGGGCGCTGAGCGAATGGCGACTGGCGGCAGTGGACCAGACCACTCAGGCTCTGCCACCCAAGCTCAGTGCTGGTCGCATGGCAGATGAGTTGCAAGCTCTGGAACAAACGTGTCATGGCATGGCTAAACGCCTGGATCAGCAGTTCATTGCTCTGAACAAGGCCGACAAGCAGCGCAGGCGATTTTTGACGAGTGTCTCGCACGACTTGCGTACGCCACTGACCAGTCTGAGCGGTGCTATTGAAACCGTTTTGCTCAAGCATGAGCAGCTGACCCCGTCAGATAGCCAACGATATCTCTTGCTGGCACAACGTCAGGCCAATCGCCTTCGCAGTCTGATCTCGCAGCTGTTCGAGATGGCGCGGCTGGACTCAGGGGATGTGAAGCCGCAGATAGAACAGATGTCCTTATCGGAACTGGTTTTCGATACGGTACAGGATATGGAGGCAGAGGCCTCCAGAGTGGGCATAGCGCTGACAGTATCCAGCTCTGCCGATAGCACGAATGTGATCGTGCTGGCGGATATGAGCATGATTCAACGTGTTCTGGAAAATCTGGTTTTCAATGCGATTAGACATACGCCGGAAGGTGGTCATGTCTCAGTAACTGTCGGTCAGGATGCTGATCTTCACGGGGTTGTGGAGGTCGCAGACTCAGGCCGTGGATTTGCCACCCCCATGGATGCCTGTCCGTTGATGGTTTGCATTGATCAGGGTGAAGTCATGGCCAGCATGAACAGCGCAATGAGCGAAGGTAGTGGATTGGGTTTAGGTATTGTGCAGCGAATTCTGGTTTTGCACGGTAGTCAGGCTCTGGTATGGAGCCAGCCTGGAGAAGGTACGAGAGTGAAATTTTCCTTGCCCTTATCAGTTTGA
- a CDS encoding DMT family transporter, with the protein MKTTTPASLQHWQGKTSSPSWGIIFMVTGTMIVPVMDAIAKFLGDSMSPVQITWGRFTFQFIIMGMAIIPLYGFKALWPKRPAIHAVRGVLLAVATTFFFFSLQFLPLANAIAIFFVQPMLLTLLAVLFLGEKIGWHRKAAVLAGFLGALLVIQPGSDSFTLAALLPMCAAFFFSCYLVVTRSVANVDHPLIMQFASGFGATIALSLALLLGMLLDSPAWTPVVPDLPQWGWLMLIGVIAAAGHLLVVIAVNRAPASLLAPFGYVEIIAATYLGWLIFDEWPDTLSWLGIAVIVMSGLYVFVREQRQGSNSLEPTNG; encoded by the coding sequence GTGAAAACCACCACACCCGCCTCGCTACAGCACTGGCAAGGGAAAACCTCTTCGCCTAGCTGGGGAATAATCTTCATGGTCACGGGCACCATGATCGTGCCGGTGATGGACGCCATTGCAAAATTTCTGGGCGACAGCATGTCACCGGTACAAATCACCTGGGGCCGCTTCACCTTTCAGTTCATCATCATGGGCATGGCTATCATCCCTCTCTACGGCTTCAAGGCACTATGGCCTAAACGTCCTGCAATACACGCGGTGCGAGGTGTTCTGCTGGCCGTTGCCACCACGTTTTTCTTCTTTTCTCTCCAGTTTCTGCCACTGGCCAATGCGATTGCGATCTTTTTCGTTCAGCCAATGCTTTTAACCCTGTTAGCGGTATTGTTTCTGGGTGAAAAGATCGGTTGGCATCGTAAAGCGGCAGTACTGGCAGGTTTTCTCGGAGCCTTGCTGGTGATTCAGCCTGGTAGCGATTCATTCACACTGGCAGCCTTGCTCCCCATGTGTGCAGCCTTTTTCTTCTCCTGCTATCTGGTCGTCACACGTTCTGTGGCCAATGTTGACCACCCCTTGATCATGCAGTTCGCATCAGGGTTTGGTGCCACTATTGCATTATCACTGGCATTACTGCTTGGCATGTTGCTGGATAGCCCAGCCTGGACCCCGGTGGTTCCTGACCTGCCTCAGTGGGGCTGGCTGATGTTGATCGGCGTGATTGCAGCTGCAGGTCATCTTCTGGTTGTCATTGCCGTCAACCGGGCACCCGCATCTCTACTGGCACCTTTCGGCTATGTAGAAATCATCGCAGCCACCTACCTGGGCTGGTTGATTTTTGATGAATGGCCAGACACGCTGTCCTGGCTGGGAATAGCGGTCATTGTAATGAGTGGTCTGTATGTATTTGTGCGTGAGCAGCGTCAGGGTAGCAACAGCCTGGAGCCCACGAACGGATAG
- a CDS encoding mannitol dehydrogenase family protein yields MSYLPSKLPTQLTVGIVHLGLGAFHRAHQAVYTEDAIVSEPGNWGICAVAMRSRELANVMQQRDGRYSLIEQQSAGPVLRELSVIREVLCLPDTPDAVATRIADPDVHVVTVTVTEKGYCFSGADRTLNIDDPLIVRDLANSTQPATMPGILVRGLQLRQIAGGRGLSILSCDNLPANGRLLQRIVLAYAALIDEELVNWIADQCRFPDSMVDRITPASNATTLALAQKLLGEPDLAAIETEPFSQWVIEDNFAGPRPAWEKAGAMLVEEVAPFEDMKLRMLNGAHSLIAYLGAVTGLAAVRDVMAVPAYRALVDWHMSDASETLEEMNADDAARYKDNLLARFENTAIDHRCLQIAMDGSQKLPQRIFIPAMQRLEQGKSVDTSALATALWFRYIQGMNQNGDIIECNDPLKAELEQIINSDRSATERVAALGGLPGVPSGLFDNIIWVEKVASLVDGLTVDGALRTLSQMSAARQ; encoded by the coding sequence ATGTCCTATCTGCCATCAAAATTGCCAACGCAACTCACCGTTGGCATTGTCCATCTGGGACTGGGTGCTTTTCATCGAGCACATCAAGCCGTCTATACAGAGGATGCCATAGTCAGCGAACCAGGTAACTGGGGTATCTGTGCCGTTGCCATGCGTAGTCGGGAGCTTGCCAATGTCATGCAACAGCGAGACGGGCGTTACTCCTTGATTGAGCAACAATCCGCTGGACCTGTCTTGCGAGAGTTATCGGTTATCAGGGAGGTGCTTTGCTTGCCAGACACACCCGATGCGGTAGCAACTCGTATTGCAGATCCGGATGTTCATGTGGTGACGGTGACTGTTACGGAGAAGGGTTATTGTTTCAGTGGTGCTGATAGAACACTGAATATTGATGACCCGCTTATTGTGCGTGATCTGGCTAACTCGACTCAGCCTGCAACGATGCCTGGGATACTGGTACGCGGTCTGCAGTTGCGTCAGATTGCCGGAGGCCGCGGCTTGTCGATTCTCTCTTGCGATAACTTGCCAGCTAATGGGAGGCTGTTGCAGCGTATCGTGCTTGCCTATGCCGCGCTGATCGATGAAGAGTTGGTCAACTGGATTGCGGATCAATGTCGCTTTCCGGATTCCATGGTGGACAGAATTACGCCAGCTTCAAATGCCACAACTCTGGCCCTTGCGCAAAAGTTGCTGGGAGAGCCTGACCTTGCCGCCATTGAGACCGAGCCGTTCAGTCAATGGGTGATAGAGGACAACTTCGCAGGCCCTCGTCCGGCGTGGGAAAAGGCCGGGGCAATGTTAGTCGAGGAGGTTGCACCGTTTGAGGATATGAAGTTGCGAATGCTCAATGGCGCTCATTCTCTGATTGCTTATCTGGGAGCGGTAACCGGGTTAGCTGCTGTACGAGATGTCATGGCGGTGCCGGCCTATCGAGCGCTGGTTGATTGGCATATGAGCGATGCGTCGGAAACACTGGAAGAGATGAATGCGGATGATGCAGCCCGGTACAAGGATAATCTTCTTGCTCGATTTGAGAATACGGCTATTGATCACCGCTGTTTGCAAATAGCGATGGATGGCAGTCAGAAACTGCCTCAAAGAATATTCATACCGGCCATGCAACGCCTTGAGCAAGGCAAAAGTGTGGACACCAGTGCCTTGGCGACAGCCTTGTGGTTCCGGTATATACAGGGCATGAATCAGAATGGCGATATTATCGAGTGCAATGATCCGCTGAAGGCAGAGTTGGAACAGATCATCAACTCCGATCGATCGGCAACAGAACGAGTAGCTGCTTTGGGCGGCTTGCCGGGAGTGCCCAGTGGCTTGTTCGACAATATCATTTGGGTAGAGAAGGTCGCCTCCCTGGTTGACGGACTGACTGTTGACGGTGCACTGAGGACCCTGTCGCAGATGAGTGCTGCTCGACAGTAG
- a CDS encoding spondin domain-containing protein, producing the protein MHHYRSALTLSALVLSVATAAPVLASDYEITITNLTRGIHFTPLIAAAHDQNIRMFHAGMEASSELQAIAEGGDIQSMNDLLTGFGSDVAAGDGLLAPGASVTLTLNDVAAVNSVLSISGMLLPTNDGFVGIDSAALPRADGESITLFARGYDAGTEANDELVGSGAPGVAGFPAPPPVVATGTGVGGTGINTVAEGYVHVHPGVLGDLDANGGISDINSVVHRWQNPVARVVITNQGGEQGGVGGVSTVGNLAGTVYSGTALELFWERASSDEASVVGYRIERDGAALLTLDGISYFDQGLSADTTYSYSVSAIDANGSAGQATDIQLTTNAR; encoded by the coding sequence ATGCATCACTATCGTTCTGCTTTGACCCTTTCAGCGCTTGTTCTCAGCGTTGCCACCGCCGCACCGGTTCTGGCATCAGACTACGAAATCACTATCACCAACCTGACTCGTGGCATTCATTTCACGCCGTTGATCGCAGCGGCTCATGATCAGAACATACGGATGTTTCATGCAGGCATGGAAGCCTCCAGCGAATTACAGGCAATCGCCGAAGGGGGTGATATCCAGTCCATGAATGATCTGTTGACCGGTTTCGGATCTGATGTGGCAGCTGGTGATGGCCTTCTGGCTCCGGGTGCCAGCGTCACTTTGACGCTGAATGATGTCGCTGCTGTCAACTCCGTTCTGTCGATCAGTGGCATGCTGTTACCTACCAATGATGGTTTTGTGGGTATCGATTCTGCGGCTCTGCCACGCGCTGATGGCGAGTCGATCACATTGTTTGCCAGAGGCTACGATGCAGGCACAGAGGCAAACGACGAGCTGGTTGGTAGTGGTGCACCGGGAGTTGCCGGTTTTCCTGCTCCGCCTCCTGTGGTGGCCACTGGTACGGGCGTGGGCGGTACGGGGATCAACACCGTAGCTGAAGGCTATGTGCATGTGCACCCGGGTGTGCTCGGCGATCTGGATGCCAATGGCGGCATCAGTGATATCAACTCAGTCGTACATCGCTGGCAGAATCCGGTTGCCAGAGTGGTCATCACGAATCAGGGCGGCGAGCAAGGTGGCGTTGGTGGAGTTTCCACAGTAGGCAATCTTGCGGGAACCGTGTACTCGGGAACCGCACTGGAACTATTCTGGGAGCGTGCAAGTAGCGATGAGGCGAGTGTTGTGGGCTATCGTATAGAGCGTGATGGTGCGGCGCTCCTGACTCTGGATGGTATCAGCTACTTCGACCAGGGTTTGTCAGCAGACACCACCTATTCGTATTCGGTCAGTGCCATTGACGCCAATGGTTCGGCGGGTCAGGCTACAGATATTCAATTGACGACTAATGCACGGTAG
- a CDS encoding response regulator transcription factor, with amino-acid sequence MTEAIHKAALSPVERTTGEPLSLSSRSILLVEDDPDIARLIDLHLSDAGARVDLVADGIDALARALSEPWDMIILDLGLPGIDGMTLMRQVRRVLPALPVLMVTARGAEADRIEGLDAGADDYIVKPFSMMELVARVRAVIRRAESSVHAKRQSVLVAGDLILDTDNHTVNVAGRAVDLTAREFALLGEFVKTPGKVFRRSELLERVWGSSYEGYRHTVNTHINRLRIKIEADSANPKYIQTVWGVGYRLDC; translated from the coding sequence ATGACTGAAGCAATTCACAAGGCCGCGTTGTCACCAGTAGAGCGAACTACAGGCGAGCCGCTGTCGCTGAGTTCCCGAAGCATTCTGCTGGTCGAAGATGATCCGGATATTGCCCGGTTGATTGATCTGCACCTGTCAGATGCCGGAGCACGGGTCGATCTGGTGGCAGATGGGATTGATGCACTGGCGAGGGCACTGAGCGAACCGTGGGACATGATCATTCTGGATCTGGGGTTGCCCGGTATTGATGGTATGACGCTCATGCGGCAAGTCAGACGGGTGTTACCGGCTTTGCCCGTATTGATGGTGACGGCACGTGGTGCTGAGGCAGACAGAATTGAAGGACTGGATGCAGGGGCGGATGACTATATCGTCAAGCCGTTCTCCATGATGGAGCTGGTGGCGCGCGTAAGAGCGGTGATACGCCGAGCAGAATCCAGCGTTCATGCCAAACGGCAATCGGTTCTGGTTGCTGGAGATCTGATTCTGGATACGGACAATCATACGGTGAACGTGGCTGGCAGGGCCGTGGATCTGACGGCAAGAGAGTTTGCCTTGTTAGGCGAATTTGTCAAAACCCCCGGCAAGGTATTCCGTCGCAGCGAGTTGCTGGAGCGTGTGTGGGGTTCCAGTTATGAAGGGTATCGGCATACGGTGAATACGCATATCAACCGACTTCGGATAAAAATCGAAGCTGATTCAGCCAACCCGAAATATATCCAGACCGTTTGGGGTGTCGGTTATCGACTGGATTGCTGA